One segment of Babesia bigemina genome assembly Bbig001, chromosome : II DNA contains the following:
- a CDS encoding 60S ribosomal protein L12 protein, putative: MAKKPDPNQIVYVYLRQLGGEVAPSSVLAPKLGPLGMSPKKVGDDIAKETAHWKGIKVTVKLTIQNRQAKIEVKPSATALLIKELKEPLRDRKKVKNIKHSGNLTWDQLMTVARTMRECSMAKTLSGTVKEILGTCFAIGCTIDNEKPRVLQEKIDNGEIEIPAQ, translated from the exons ATGGCGAAGAAGCCCGATCCGAATCAGATAGTCTACG TGTACCTCCGCCAATTGGGTGGCGAGGTTGCGCCGTCTTCCGTGCTGGCCCCGAAGCTGGGTCCTCTTGGTATGTCCCCCAAGAAGGTGGGCGACGACATCGCTAAGGAGACCGCCCACTGGAAGGGCATCAAGGTCACGGTGAAGCTGACCATCCAGAACAGGCAGGCCAAGATCGAGGTGAAGCCATCTGCgacggcgctgctgatcaaggagctgaaAGAGCCGCTTCGTGATCGTAAGAAGGTGAAAAACATCAAGCACAGCGGTAACCTGACGTGGGACCAGCTGATGACTGTCGCCCGCACTATGCGCGAATGCTCCATGGCCAAGACCCTCTCCGGCACGGTGAAGGAGATCCTCGGCACGTGCTTCGCCATCGGCTGCACTATCGACAACGAGAAGCCGCGCGTGCTCCAGGAGAAGATCGACAACGGCGAGATTGAAATCCCCGCGCAGTAA
- a CDS encoding RNA polymerase III subunit RPC82 helix-turn-helix domain containing protein,putative, translated as MYNTEYELVVRLLQHYFGAQVAKVGGAILLRGQVTLQRLLSQPHFDFKSVRNSLIILIHHGFVDYVLQPPQAGGRRSAAVLYSMNCERVLAFPLLPFGCVMAKKELTEACCAILALAAKRGTISQRRLCELCVADLSLRPEDVASSVASLMQAGYLSSCESYRHRLTTAEVTSRGTDPNDPLAAMNSAIYHVMQGAELTGADGPMLRVNSQYVVDRLLKEEIVNLVCRRVGDLPLLRAIMKVLLDNPRKEWPHVVEYTQLESNVLRVLQDEFGKSQSGEQVMRLLSALNKHPDNLVRYEAVTRSYYFDWDKAKGMLRRKTIFGCVRQLCGLKSARVWSLLVSTNEKNSHATFDAHMVSTRALVSMQTARGILYGLTLRGLAKHHETDAVVTTMPATNTSDRHVLSFSSSVESTYLQLMKHSFKFASNLLERLGCERVGVLKSFFTATGKSEEVYSRNLKACDTAEAHLFHVLKFVVLMQRL; from the exons ATGTACAACACTGAGTACGAGCTGGTGGTgaggctgctgcagcactaCTTCGGCGCGCAGGTGGCGAAGGTCGGAGGCGCGATCCTTCTCCGCGGCCAAGTGACTCTGCAGCGGCTGCTGAGCCAACCGCACTTCGACTTCAAGAGCGTTCGCAATAGCTTAATAATCTTAATCCACCATGGCTTCGTAGACTACGTGTTGCAGCCTCCGCAGGCAGGCGGTCGCCGCTCTGCGGCTGTGCTGTACTCCATGAACTGCGAGCGCGTTCTGGCGTTCCCTCTCCTGCCCTTCGGCTGCGTCATGGCGAAGAAGGAGCTGACGGAAGCCTGCTGCGCCATCCTGGCGCTGGCGGCGAAGCGTGGTACTATATCGCAACGGCGACTCTGCGAGCTGTGTGTCGCCGATCTGTCCTTGCGGCCCGAGGATGTCGCGTCCTCCGTGGCCAGTTTGATGCAGGCGGGATACCTGAGTAGCTGCGAGTCATACCGCCATCGCTTGACGACTGCGGAGGTCACGTCGAGAGGCACGGACCCAAACGACCCGCTGGCGGCAATGAACTCCGCCATCTATCACGTGATGCAAGGCGCGGAGCTCACTGGCGCCGACGGCCCCATGTTGCGCGTAAACTCGCAGTACGTGGTTGACCGTTTGCTGAAGGAAGAGATCGTGAACCTCGTCTGCAGGCGGGTGGGCGACCTCCCGCTGCTCCGTGCGATCATGAAGGTGCTTCTGGACAACCCGCGGAAGGAGTGGCCGCATGTGGTGGAGTACACGCAGCTGGAGTCGAATGTCCTCCGCGTCCTGCAGGACGAGTTCGGCAAGAGCCAAAGCGGAGAGCAGGTGATGCGTCTGCTCAGCGCGCTGAACAAGCACCCCGACAACCTCGTCCGGTACGAGGCTGTGACGCGCAGCTACTACTTCGACTGGGACAAGGCTAAGGGCATGTTGCGCAGAAAGACCATTTTCGG GTGCGTGCGGCAGCTCTGCGGGCTGAAGTCTGCAAGGGTATGGAGCCTGCTGGTGTCGACGAACGAGAAAAATAGCCACGCCACGTTCGACgcgcacatggtcagcaccAGGGCGCTCGTGTCAATGCAGACCGCCAGGGGCATCCTGTACGGCCTGACGCTGCGTGGTCTCGCGAAACACCACGAAACG GACGCCGTGGTTACCACCATGCCTGCGACAAACACCAGCGACAGGCACGTGCTGTCGTTTTCGTCAAGCGTCGAAAGC ACATACCTCCAGCTCATGAAGCACTCGTTCAAGTTCGCCTCCAACCTCCTGGAGCGACTGGGCTGCGAGCGAGTGGGCGTTTTGAAGAG CTTCTTCACGGCGACCGGGAAGAGCGAGGAGGTGTACTCGCGCAACCTCAAGGCGTGCGACACCGCGGAGGCCCACCTCTTCCATGTGCTGAAGTTTGTGGTTCTGATGCAGCGCCTTTAG
- a CDS encoding WD-repeat protein, putative: MAPTDTEVIVQFRDANEGVLGSTLTVPVHLSRDRLEELLRSLLASEELEGADDDSIRYTFILENSQEIATTLEAALEALGGERSGEGVLNIKYVPLSIYKIRPVTRCSSSLEGHSESVLCMDFSPDGTMLATGSGDSAVRIWDLQTATPIKTLKGHTNWVLGVLWSPDCKRLASAGMDGRVLMWDPSSPQSHHSTLSGHTKAVTTLAWQALHLLDLSVREYPLLASGSMDCSIKIWDVVTGQCMRTLSGHTRGVSQVIWSGEKGNWLFSASRDTLLKVWDTSTGGLVKDLKGHAHWVNTLTSNTHRVIKCGPFSADNFQRGHTQFSGIEEMVQESQRIYKKFIGESGQERLLSGSDDNTMFIWLPHAQSRKPAHRLTGHQQLINHVSFSADGRFFASASFDKTVRIWCGITGKFLRVLRGHIGRVYRVVWSCCGNLLVSCSSDTTLKLWDAATGKLKFDLPGHADEVYTVDWSNCGRTVASGG; encoded by the exons ATGGCTCCAACCGATACTGAG GTGATAGTTCAGTTTCGGGACGCCAATGAGGGCGTGCTGGGATCTACGCTCACTGTGCCCGTGCATCTCTCGCGTGACCGActggaggagctgctgcgttCTTTGCTAGCTAGTGAGGAGCTCGAGGGCGCCGATGACGACAGCATCCGCTACACGTTCATCCTCGAGAACAGCCAGGAAATCGCAACTACTTTGGAGGCGGCGCTGGAGGCGTTAGGTGGCGAGCGTTCCGGTGAGGGCGTGCTCAACATCAAGTATGTGCCGCTATCCATCTACAAGATCAGGCCTGTGACACGGTGCTCATCTTCTCTGGAAG GTCACAGCGAGTCGGTGCTTTGCATGGACTTCAGTCCTGACGGAACCATGCTGGCCACTGGATCCGGTGACAGTGCCGTGCGAATCTGGGACCTGCAGACGGCGACGCCCATAAAGACTTTGAAGGGCCATACCAACTGGGTCCTGGGTGTGTTGTGGTCGCCCGATTGCAAGAGGCTCGCATCGGCGGGTATGGACGGCCGCGTGCTAATGTGGGACCCATCGTCCCCCCAATCGCATCACAGCACCCTGTCGGGGCACACCAAG gccgTAACAACCCTGGCATGGCAGGCTCTGCACCTGCTGGACTTGTCTGTGCGAGAATACCCGCTCCTAGCCAGCGGGAGCATGGACTGCAGCATCAAGATATGGGATGTCGTCACAGGGCAGTGCATGCGCACGCTCAGTGGTCACACCCGAGGAGTATCGCAGGTCATCTGGTCAGGGGAGAAGGGCAACTGGCTCTTCAGCGCGTCAAGGGACACTTTGCTGAAGGTTTGGGACACGTCCACCGGCGGCCTCGTGAAGGACCTGAAGGGCCACGCTCACtgggtcaacacgttgacTTCCAACACCCACCGCGTGATCAAGTGCGGCCCATTTTCTGCGGACAACTTCCAGCGCGGCCACACGCAATTCTCCGGAATAGAGGAGATGGTGCAGGAGTCGCAGCGGATCTACAAGAAGTTCATCGGCGAG TCCGGCCAGGAGAGGCTATTATCCGGCTCCGACGACAACACGATGTTTATATGGCTTCCCCACGCGCAATCGCGTAAACCGGCGCATCGTCTCACCGGTCACCAACAGCTGATCAACCACGTGTCGTTTTCGGCAGACGGCAGGTTCTTCGCGTCGGCGTCGTTCGACAAAACCGTGCGCATCTGGTGCGGGATAACGGGCAAGTTCCTGCGCGTTTTGCGGGGGCACATAGGTCGGGTGTACCGCGTCGtgtggagctgctgcgggAACCTCCTCGTGAGCTGCAGCTCCGACACCACCCTCAAGCTGTGGGATGCGGCAACTGGTAAGCTGAAGTTCGACCTTCCAGGCCATGCCGACGAGGTTTACACGGTCGATTGGAGCAACTGCGGGCGCACTGTGGCTTCAGGTGGGTGA
- a CDS encoding RPAP1-like domain containing protein,putative, translating to MKGWEYDPEVRGADSDNDFDIIEHFSDDEDAKPSQAAPPTKPSTAQARSTWFPKATHRRLLGYSLSRSQFTQAEPQAARAGSSHGDIRAPTDKPRQNDHIQGHIDEINRAYGAMGSAHDAALPDIASMTEEEIKAEQQFLYEKLGKDMCDFLIQRRLRKMRERNGSTESAGGEGTACSPPHAISPVVSGGKGSTYEPPKALSTVSFKVDAEELRKLEWTNPVEPDVSGGPIDAGNVRLHQLRFDFEGHLLSASGRKDGERHRHESSLYNHGKNPDQPGYTIPELLELMQSTFKPQVQIATHTLCNIVRNAHVSSPPYFGFPRERWLRYVTHDANMVGRMGYAVMEHMGTYEVLGSAMRCLAIMLYGDMDPESFGTQQASPTADSSVVRSNTIWPMQELLAGLHIRDMGVALHRWNPFVATFEGASSAYAMYERAKSAGGNRATAGSSANNTSTSGPEDTDTMRSRLSETTDEAESRHGGGKGAAVKSVRFADQADDTPMGEETRDSRMIGFYLDALNGEFISLEIEDIKHRLAVATGIEETDYYTQSNMDDTVYLIVRGVIGRLCNVVSQHEVSLALKSRFITFVCGLLMRLGEPFAQALVKCEAFCDLLESFTASLIVGTEQHKKLSEVIGESGADAELRNDRIHLTSAVLCCMRLLSVFDDRAFATLLDRIGAIALVKQTLTFTYGSQLSQLFNAAANTPPSVKPFSTKLVMPAVMAVRCLTVWALQNEYNDTLDEIVPVIELEVSTLCRLIQMDGSTLNSFISANGVLLMHIFIHMATLLEGEAGKHVNFIWDVGRVHDLLVALCEMGEEKSSIDARLLIASLFQLQSVYMRHCKRNGSGMKLENVTRSTVVIKSIERYATAISEQFCQQLVKNDVFNLGYRWWSTQIMAGNEQPIVVAREGNKDVDSYVVPVHIANCMLEALEVLQTEDETLYNSVRANIEPKFKLMMNIIVERIALMHKDRTSGTVTFPGDEGIIVQKPIPMLESWSGFILRVVRVIGGYSDQTRGGSAEHVSPTSVTSENNDDANGDKDKSSTWAAGLFAALTISGCYETIADIWSTLSSVCGPNNDVSIGLGEQCKHVGESNAISGDGADVVTAFREFNEMVANANTLGDSSMPIMTFIAFVPTFFISAIAGGTGAAANDTQILLLEALNKRGRFREEFLKWVPPFDVANSLIKAVVSADKNANWNVDRRLLEALEVLVFGRLSILDEETSLSGTRAASDVTELHDTIDSIVARMVSMNVRNHNKHLLMASEGSTGSTPAATEHDELSRATVNVINRFNSGSGDSPYVMAVIMLLISAFSRLDSAKRIWADTDLMVLLGRNLVVDRHTLEIICMHPDGHLSLGNAMVYLPNFNGSEEILRSQRRLLQEFGPSDLESNNAIMLIAMASLRKYDRLQK from the exons ATGAAAGGCTGGGAGTACGATCCAGAAGTCCGTGGCGCCGATAGCGACAACGACTTCGATATCATCGAGCACTTCTCTGATGATGAGGACGCGAAACCTAGCCAAGCGGCACCGCCAACCAAGCCTTCCACTGCTCAGGCGCGTTCAACATGGTTCCCAAAGGCAACTCATCGGCGGTTGTTGGGTTACAGTTTATCTAGATCGCAATTCACTCAAGCGGAGCCACAGGCGGCGCGTGCTGGGAGCTCCCACGGCGACATAAGGGCCCCTACCGATAAACCTCGGCAAAATGATCACATCCAAGGGCATATCGACGAGATTAATCGTGCATACGGAGCCATGGGTTCGGCCCACGACGCCGCGCTCCCTGATATTGCCAGCATGACGGAGGAGGAAATCAAAGCGGAGCAGCAGTTCCTATACGAGAAGCTTGGGAAAGACATGTGCGACTTCTTGATACAGCGCAGGCTGCGAAA GATGAGAGAGCGCAATGGGAGTACCGAATCCGCAGGGGGTGAGGGTACCGCATGTTCACCGCCGCACGCCATCTCGCCAGTAGTTTCTGGTGGAAAAGGGTCCACATACGAGCCACCTAAAGCGTTGTCGACGGTGTCTTTCAAAGTGGATGCAGAGGAGCTTCGCAAACTGGAGTGGACTAATCCAGTGGAACCGGATGTAAGTGGAGGACCTATTGACGCTGGCAATGTGCGGCTACACCAACTTCGGTTCGACTTTGAGGGCCACTTATTGAGCGCTTCGGGTCGTAAAGATGGCGAGAGACATCGGCACGAGAGTTCCTTGTACAACCACGGGAAGAATCCCGACCAGCCTGGGTACACCATCCCGGAGTTGCTGGAGCTCATGCAGAGCACATTTAAGCCCCAAGTACAGATTGCTACGCACACGCTCTGCAACATTGTTAGAAATGCACACGTGTCCAGCCCTCCGTATTTTGGATTCCCTCGCGAGCGTTGGTTGAGGTACGTAACGCACGATGCCAACATGGTCGGGAGGATGGGTTACGCAGTGATGGAGCACATGGGAACATATGAAGTGCTAGGAAGCGCGATGAGGTGCCTCGCTATCATGCTATATGGAGATATGGATCCAGAAAGCTTTGGCACTCAACAAGCATCACCAACGGCGGATAGCTCGGTGGTACGCTCCAACACCATTTGGCCCATGCAGGAATTGCTGGCTGGGCTTCACATCAGGGATATGGGCGTTGCCCTTCACCGATGGAATCCATTTGTGGCTACATTCGAGGGTGCGTCCTCAGCGTATGCTATGTATGAGCGAGCAAAGTCTGCGGGGGGCAACCGGGCCACAGCTGGATCGTCCGCTAACAACACCTCAACCAGTGGACCGGAGGACACTGACACAATGAGGTCGCGTCTATCCGAAACAACAGATGAAGCAGAATCGCGCCATGGCGGCGGCAaaggcgctgctgtgaaGTCGGTGCGATTCGCAGACCAAGCGGATGATACGCCGATGGGTGAGGAAACGCGTGACAGCAGAATGATAGGGTTTTACCTTGATGCCTTAAATGGTGAATTCATAAGTCTGGAGATAGAAGACATCAAGCATAGGCTTGCAGTGGCTACGGGTATTGAAGAAACGGATTACTACACACAGAGTAATATGGATGACACCGTTTACCTGATTGTGCGCGGCGTAATCGGTAGGCTTTGCAACGTGGTCTCTCAGCACGAGGTCTCCCTAGCCCTTAAATCACGCTTTATCACGTTCGTTTGCGGCCTGTTAATGCGTCTGGGGGAGCCGTTTGCGCAGGCACTGGTAAAGTGTGAGGCATTTTGCGACCTGCTGGAGTCTTTTACAGCATCGCTGATCGTCGGCACTGAGCAGCACAAAAAACTGTCGGAAGTGATTGGAGAAAGCGGCGCTGATGCCGAATTACGCAATGATCGGATACATCTCACTTCAGCTGTGTTGTGTTGTATGCGGCTGTTATCGGTTTTCGACGACAGGGCTTTCGCGACACTGCTGGACCGCATTGGCGCCATAGCATTGGTGAAGCAGACACTCACGTTCACATACGGCTCGCAGTTATCACAGCTGTTCAACGCCGCTGCGAATACGCCGCCGTCTGTTAAGCCCTTCTCGACGAAACTGGTCATGCCCGCAGTGATGGCTGTAAGATGCCTCACCGTCTGGGCTTTACAAAACGAGTATAACGACACGCTCGACGAGATTGTCCCGGTTATTGAGCTTGAGGTGTCGACGCTGTGCAGGCTTATTCAAATGGACGGTTCAACCTTGAACTCCTTCATCAGCGCCAATGGCGTACTCCTGATGCACATCTTCATACATATGGCAACCCTCCTGGAAGGTGAGGCGGGGAAACACGTCAATTTCATATGGGACGTcggccgtgtccatgaTCTGCTGGTTGCGCTCTGTGAAATGGGCGAAGAAAAGAGCAGCATTGATGCACGTCTGCTCATCGCCAGTCTTTTTCAGTTACAAAGCGTATACATGCGCCACTGTAAGCGGAACGGGTCTGGTATGAAGTTAGAAAACGTCACCAGGAGCACTGTGGTTATTAAATCCATTGAAAGGTACGCTACAGCGATTTCGGAGCAATTTTGCCAACAACTAGTGAAAAACGACGTCTTTAACTTGGGATATAGATGGTGGAGCACGCAAATAATGGCAGGCAACGAACAGCCGATTGTAGTCGCACGTGAGGGTAACAAAGATGTTGATTCGTATGTGGTTCCCGTGCATATCGCGAATTGCATGCTGGAAGCGTTGGAGGTTTTGCAAACCGAAGATGAAACACTATACAACAGCGTTCGCGCGAATATAGAGCCGAAGTTCAAGCTCATGATGAATATAATTGTTGAACGAATAGCGTTGATGCACAAAGATCGCACTTCTGGGACCGTTACTTTCCCAGGTGACGAAGGTATAATAGTTCAAAAGCCCATACCGATGTTGGAATCATGGTCAGGCTTTATTTTGCGCGTTGTGCGCGTTATTGGTGGGTACAGTGATCAGACGCGTGGGGGCAGCGCTGAGCACGTATCACCTACAAGCGTGACCAGCGAAAATAACGACGACGCTAACGGTGATAAAGACAAAAGCTCAACTTGGGCGGCAGGCCTCTTCGCGGCACTCACGATATCTGGTTGTTACGAGACAATTGCAGATATTTGGAGCACATTGTCCTCAGTATGCGGTCCGAACAATGATGTGTCAATCGGATTGGGCGAGCAATGCAAGCACGTGGGGGAAAGCAATGCTATCAGTGGTGATGGTGCCGATGTGGTGACGGCATTCAGGGAGTTCAATGAGATGGTGGCCAATGCAAACACGTTGGGTGACTCCAGCATGCCTATTATGACATTTATCGCATTCGTGCCAACGTTTTTCATTAGCGCCATTGCCGGAGGTACCGGTGCAGCGGCGAATGACACGCAAATTCTATTATTAGAAGCTCTCAATAAGCGTGGGCGATTCAGAGAAGAATTCCTAAAATGGGTGCCGCCTTTCGACGTTGCGAATAGCCTGATCAAAGCAGTAGTCAGTGCCGACAAAAACGCAAACTGGAACGTTGATAGGCGTCTGCTCGAGGCCCTGGAAGTGCTAGTTTTCGGCAGGTTGTCGATACTCGACGAGGAGACATCTCTGTCTGGTACACGGGCGGCTAGTGACGTCACGGAGTTGCACGATACCATTGACTCCATTGTAGCCAGGATGGTCAGTATGAACGTTCGCAATCACAATAAACACCTATTGATGGCATCGGAAGGTTCAACCGGGTCGACACCAGCCGCGACCGAGCACGATGAGCTCAGCAGGGCGACAGTAAATGTCATAAACAGATTCAATAGCGGTTCCGGGGACTCACCGTACGTGATGGCTGTCATAATGCTGCTCATTTCCGCATTCTCGAGGCTCGACTCTGCAAAGCGCATATGGGCTGACACCGACCTCATGGTATTGTTGGGCCGTAACTTGGTTGTCGACAGGCATACTTTGGAAATTATCTGCATGCATCCAGATGGCCATTTGTCACTAGGCAACGCCATGGTATACCTCCCAAATTTCAACGGAAGCGAAGAAATTCTGCGCAGCCAGCGGCGGCTGCTTCAAGAGTTTGGTCCCAGTGACCTGGAGTCTAATAATGCAATCATGCTGATAGCGATGGCTTCGCTCCGGAAATACGACCGGTTGCAAAAGTAA